TTTTTAAGGAAGTTGATTCCTGAATTGTTAaagaggagcagaggagcactgctttccccttctccctcttGAACCTGGGAGTTAGTGGAGTTGTGGTGATTTGCTGTGTTGGCCCATTGTGCTGCTTTCCAAAAACAGGGATTACCTTGGAGTTGTCTGAGGTGCTGAGGTCACATGAAGTGTTTCATTTTTGCTCTTCCGTCTTGCAGATGTGCTGCTGGCATATGCCACACTTTTGATAGATTCTTTGGGCAAGCAGCCCTCTGGGAGACAGGTCTGCTCACTGGCCCCGGGAGCTGGACAGTCGCTGGCAGCTGAAGCTACCATTACATTGGAGGTGAGCTTGTGACCCCACAAGCTCTGCATGCATGTATGCTCTGGAAGAGTTCATAATGTGAGTCTCTAGCCGGAGACATGCATGTTTGGACCTGAGCTTAGCACAGAGGGCTGGCAGACCCTTGTGCCATGGAGAGGTGGATGTCACCTGACCCTCAGTCCCTGAGCCTCCCACTGTTGAACTGATACTGTACTGGGGATGGCTCCTTGGTGCCCAGAGCTGTAGCTTTTGTTGCCCAAGCATGCCTGCCTTTCCATCTGGGAAGAAGAGTGCCTCTCTGATCAGTGCTTTACTGTTTATAGCTGCTGTTCCAGGAGTCTTCTGCATCTTTGAATGCTCCGCATGCCACATCTCTGCGAACCAGCATCACCCCCACTAAGAAGGTGGAGATGGACCGGACCATCATGCCTGATGGCACCATTGTGACTACTGTCACCACAATTCAGTCCCGGCCCAAGGCAGACTGCAAACTGGGTGaggctgcacagcagcaggtgTATTGTTCAGGTGGCTACTACGGCAGCACAGGCTTAGCTGCGATATTCCCATGCCTGCTCATGAAGGCAGTAGCAAAACCATTTAACCATCACACCTGGTTATTGCAGGCTCATGCTTTACGTATTGCTTTTGGTGTGTGGGTCAGAACACAGCCATCCATGCTGTTCCCCTAGCATCTTCATGGCTGGCTGGAAACTCTTGTAGCCCTAGGGGAGAGAGTTGCAGTTCTGTGTCTGGGGGAGGTGAGGGAAGGATGAACCTTTCAAGCGCCCTTTTGGTGGCAGGAGGTCTAATGCATATGCTGCCACATGACCTCTGTGCGATGTCAGGCTAAGTGTTTAGCCATGCTTTCTCTAGTTTCTTCACTGCTAAAGAAGTTATGCTGAACATACTGATTGTGGAGCCAAAAGCATGTTGACCTGGCTTACTAGGGGTTGTTGCTTGTTGCGGTCTGGCATCCTGGTGAATGTGGTACTGGATATTCCAAGAGGTGGGGCTGGGAAATGATGTGAATGAGGTATTGCTGTGCGTCTGCTTCACAGGACTGCAGCCCAGAAAGGCAACCTGGCTGCATCAAAatatgtcctgggctgcatcaaaagaggcgtggccagcaggtcaagagAGGTGattctccctctctgctctgctcttgcgATACTCCACCTTGAGTACTGTGTCTGGCCTTGTGGTCCCCCAGCACATGAAAGACATGGGCCTcttggagtgagtccagaggaggaccACTAAGTTGGTCACATACCTGGAACACCTACCTCCCtgtgaagaaaggctgagagagttggagCTGTTTAGGCcaaagaagagaaggctttggggagaCATTACAGCAAGtgccttccagtgcctaaaagGAGCCTTACAAGAAGGCCGAAGAGTGATTTTTTTACAAGGGCACGTAGTGATAAGGCAAGGGGGAATGGCTCTAAGCTGAAGGAGGGTAGATTTATATTAGCCGTTAGGAAGAAGTTTTTCCCTCTGAGGGTGCTGAGTttctggcacaggttgcccagggaagctgtagCTGCCCCATCTGTGGAAGTGTTCAAGAGCAGGCTGAATGgtgcttggagcagcctggtctaatGGCAGTCTGGTTGGAACTAAGTGGTCTTTAAGGTCtgttccaacccaaaccattcagtggttctgattttttcccattagGCTTCTTACTGCTTTGTTGCCACAGAGCCTTACAGACCTGCCTTGCTGGCTCTCCAAATGCTTGCTTGAGGCTTTTTGGGGTTGTGTGTAGGAGGTACAGTATGATAGCATTGTAGTGTAAGCTTTGTGCCCATTTACTGGTATCTCGGTGTCTCTTTTGCTGTGAAGATTCACCATCGAGGTCGCCTTCCAAAGTGGAAGTGACTGAAAAGAAGACAACAGTGCTCTTGGAGACCGGCTGTCCTTATGGCCACTTGCCCAGCAGTAGCCGTAAGTGCTTGGAAATTTGAGGCTCTTACTGAAGTAACTGTGTTCCTTAGCCTGTTTTAGAAAGTGGCAGTCTGAGTGTGGTTCCCTGAACTTGCTTGCGTGTTCTGCTTCAGAGAATGTCCAAGTGCCTGAGTGAAGGTGGGGGCAGAAGGCTGGTGATGGTGGTGTGTGGGCAGGTAAAAGGCATTCCCCTTTGATTATCCAGTCAGTGACTATGAGTGTTTCCTTGCTTGACAAGAACTTTCCAGGCTATCCAGACCCAAACAACTTTGGTTACCCTGCACTTGGGGCTCTGATTTTGTCTAGAACAGAGCATTGCAGCCGTTTTGACAGTTTGCTGCCAAAGCAAACTATTGGGAGTCTTTGGAAATCTTTGTTGagtggcggggggggggggggggtgtgtaTTTTAATCATATGCCTGGTGGGAAATGAAACTTTTCAAGTACCTGAAAAAAGCCAAGAGCTACCTACACAGAGCTTCCtccattttgtttatttggacAACTCTGTCATAGACTGTGGGTGGGGAAAGTACATTTGTGTGCATGTAAGTTACCTATTGCAAGCATCGTGGTCCGCGAGTGACTTTTTCCCTCCTGCTGAAGGTTGCTTTTCCAAGCATCGGTATTTTTCTTGTGCTCAGGGGATAGCCATTTGCCCAATGGCTTGGATCCAGTGGCTGAGACGGCAATCAGGCAGCTAACTGAGACGAATAACAAGACCACCAAGAAGACACCAACAAAACGTAGTACACTGATCATCTCAGGAGTGTCCAAGGTCTCTGGTAGTTAGGAGCTGAATTTCTAGTTTGGGAGGTTGTTTCTAGGGATGCATGTGTGAAACTAACGTGTCCTGCAGGGACCGGTGTGGGAAGGTTCCAGCATGGATGACTGGCTCATCAGAAGCCTTttgctgcttcccagggagTATTAAAAGGTTCCTTGCCAGtctgcagggcagctggcagTGGGAATTCACAatgggcagctgcagaaagggATCTGGCTGCCATAACTGGTTTTGAACCTTGTGGAGAATATAAGGAGTTCTCCTTGAACTTTGCTTTGGGAGTGAGGAATGTGCAGCAGAATGCTTTGTAATTGGCCACATCCCAGTATACTTCAGCCAAAGAGTGACAATTGTCCATTGGTGCTGTCTAGCACGTATAATCTGAACTGGGCCACCCATATGTAGGTGTAGATGAAAGTAGACAGATTAATGCAATTCTTTTGATCTTGTGTTCATGTCTGTCTGCCCCTCTAACCCCCCCTTCAGGTACCTATTGCTCAAGATGAAATGGCACTTTCTCTGGGTTATGCTGCATCACTGGAGGCCACAGCGTATGGGGACTCTGAGGCAGAGAGCACAGCTGACCAGATGCACGATTTTACTGAATTGTCGCAGCCGCTGGAAGCACCGCCATTGGGTCAAAGGGACAGTCAGGAGCTGGATGAGACAATGCGATCAGACATCTCTGAAAGACCATCCATGGAAGATGTTGAGTCTGAAACTGGCTCCACGGGAGCCCTTGAGACAAGGAGCTTAAAAGATCACAAAGGTAAGGATGAACTGTTAGGTAGGGTAGCTAAAGTGAGCCCATCACATTGGCAGTACATGAGGACAAAGTGACATCCAGGTTCCCCACCCAAGGATGAGGTCTGCAGCCACCTTTCAGCATAGCAAAGAGCAGCTTCTGATGGAGCCAGGAAGAGCTCCTGGCTTGTTTTTCCTCTGGAGTGACTTGAAAGACCTTCATTTATAGGTGTGTGATTCCTGTAGCCTTTCAAGTTTCTGTGCTCTCTTAGATGGGAGCTCTGTGCAGTCTGTGTACTATAGAGAACCCTTATCTCTCCCTGGTCTCTAGGTCCACAGGTCAGGCGCGTGTCCATAAATAATGATTCATCCTCCGAATTTGGCCACCTGTGGTGTGGACATGGAGGCTGCCCAGCAGTATGGATTGTATGGGCCTTGATTGCCCTCCTTTCTCTGTTAGTATTGATGTAGCTAGTGCCTCTAACCTGTTGTAAGATGTCCACACAAACTCACTTCTTTTAAATGATGGAGTGGGCTGCCCCAACCTAGCTGCTCTCCTGGCCTTTCTGCACATTTGTCAGGTGGATGGTGCACCTTGGATTTTTCTGCTCCCGACTTACgtaaagaaatgcaaatcaaAATCTTGATTACTCAGAATATTAGAGTAGGACAAATTTTAGGGAGTTGTACCCTGTTGCAACTAGGTATGGTTTGAGCTGTAGAGGCCCCTTTTTTCAATGTCAGTGGGTGGTAGAAGGGTGTGCAACCCAGATTCCCAAGAGGGCTGGCGGttggggaaaagagggaaaatggaaagcaaaCCCCCTCTGTAGGAAATACTGTTGTAGTGTTATATGGCATGCAGGTTTTGGATGTGTCTTTCTGATCCATTTGCAGTTGAAAGCAATTGGTAtctccaccttctcctgctTGTGGTAGTCATAAGGAGCCGTTGGCATTATTTACCTCCAGACTGGACACGTCATGAAAACGTGGGCAGTTGTTCCAGGCACTAGGTGACAAAGTTAATCCCTGTGCCCTTGAGACAGGCTGgtctcagaggccttttccatCTTGTATGTTACTCTCAGGGTCTTCAGGTTCAGATGATCTCACTTGTTTTCCATTCATACAAGCAttggttttcatttgaaatgctGCATGCTTCCGCTGTGAGGAAGATATTGTGTAAAAGGAAGTTTATGTAGAGGGGAGATGGGACGGAATATTTAGTGAGGCAGTGTTTGTTGGTGTTGCAGTCTGTCACAAACTGAGACTTTGCCTTGTGTTTGGAAACTGGGATTAGCTGACCCACTGTGCACTTCTGCCATTGAGGACAGCTGCATATCCAAGAATGGCCGAGTGTGTTACTGTCCCTGAAACTTGCCAGTGCAGGACGCTATCGTGGTTTCTGTCTCCTTCCTGTCTCTGCAGTTAGCTTTCTTCGGAGCGGTACCAAGCTCATCTTCCGGAGAAGGAGCAAGCAGAAGGAAGCGGGCCTGAGCCAGTCACACGATGACTTGTCCAATGTCACTGCCAACTCCACCACCAGAAAGAAAACTGGTAGCTTCTCTCACCGCCTCATCAAACGCTTCTCCTTCAAGTCTAAATCCAAATCTAAAGGTAGTGACAACACATCAGCTGGTGCGAACTGAAGGAGGGAGAAGCCCATGGAAAGATTTCTCAGAGATCGTTTTCTAGTCTCTTGTCTTCCCACTCCATGGTATCTGTGACTTGGAGACCAGTTCTTTCCAACCTTGGCTGAGGGAAGACACCCCAGTGCTTAATGCTGTTCGGGGAGTGGAGGTAGCAAACCTGGGACTTGGCCTATTTGGCTGCCTAGGCTTAGCCTTCTCTGCTTGTTGCACCCCACCGTGCTCTCCCAGAAAATCCAGGTGGCGTGCTAATCCCCCTGGGGGttccaggaactgcagaaaTTACTCCGTGTGTGTCATCAGGTGCCTCATGGAAAAAGGGACAGGTCTCTCAAGTGGCAACCTTCAGAGTTAAAATCCAGAAACTACTGGGTTATTAGCTCCCATGCTGAGAAGTGTGGGATGTAGCCTCATTGAGCTCTTCCAGTGACAGAGGATGATGCAGTCACTGATGATCTAAACACTACTATTGCTTGTGCTCAGTGCAGAGGCTGTCACTTGAGGTGTGCTGCAGGGTGATGTGTTCCTAGGCTGTGAGCTCTCAGGAGACAGCTGTCAGAGTTGTGATCCTCCAGCTGGCTCTGCCATTGGAACAGTCTCTGGTTCAGACAGCTCTGAGGAACCCCTGTTTTCTGTGCTCTGTTGGTGAAGGAAGAAGTCTCTAAGAAGAAGGAAGTTTTAACCGCTGCACAAGTTTTTGTAGAAACCCTCGCCCTCGCAAGAATGCCTGCTCAGAGATGTTGGTTCTGCCACCCTGTGCAGCCACGTGTGACACAATGCTCCTTCCACATCTGTGTTCTTGAACAGGGAAGAGCCTGTACTGAATGCACACACCAGCTATTGTATGAGCAGATCCCTTACTCTTGGGGGTGGCTGGGGATGTTGCCAAAGGGCTGCCAGGTTGTCTCCCAGACGAGCCATGGTTCTCATGCCAAGGACTGGCACCATGCTGGGGATGGATGGCAAAGAATAAGGCAAGGAATGTCGTCAAGGGCAGTCTAATGGTGAGCCTGAAGGCACATGGCAAAAGAGGAAAGAGTTTACATGTTGTCACTGATGGGTTTCCTTTAGTACAGGGAATCTTTCTGGATTGTATTTggtatttcctttcttcttgcAAATACGGTCCCCCCTGTTCAAACAGGGTATTTCTGCAGCAGGTATttgcagagagggagagaggtgtgggggaaaataaaatccctGTGCAGGAGGAGACCGTCCTTCTAGAGAAACAGTTGTCCAGTCTCCTGGCCCATACACATTTTATCTATAATATCCCCAGAAGTTCCCTTCAGATAGCACATAACAATGCTCTTTGGAGAAACGCTCACGTCCTGTCAACATCCCTGGTTTGAGCGAAACCTCCTGCTCTCCTGTGGGTTGTTGAGTTAAGGCAGTGGGACGGAGGGGAGGAAAAACCTCACAGAACAGCTATTTCCCAGGCCTGACTGGATTCTCTAGCTCTGCTCTTCCATCAGAGTATCTCCTGTGGTGGTGTCTGTTGCCCTTCCTTGTACAGGATGCTGCCAACTGAAAAAGCAGTTCTTTTGATGGTGCAGGTAAAACGTGTTTCTTGGAAGGACAAACCCTGACTTGCTGATACTGCTGCCATGTGCTGTTTCCAAGGaccagaacatgtttggtgtgctgcaggaaaaggaTTTACAGGTGGCTGTTTCTTGCGAATTTGTACAGGTGGGGAAGACCAGAGTTACCAAGGGCCGTAATTGAAAGTGCCTGTGTGTGCTAGTAGTGAGGGGCTCTTGGATCTTTTTCCTGTTCATTCCTCACATGATTGGGCATGTATGAATCTGAGAAATCATATGGGTTCAGCTGGCTGACCAGGAACCTCTACATCTGTTTTGGTCTGGGAGTCATTGTCATCCCCAAGTTCTGTCGTGTCTTTGATCCTTGTCCGCATGGCACTGTGGCTTTGTTTGCACTTCCATGTACTACGGATGCCAGAGAACTCGCTGAGAATAATTTTCCTTGATGTGACGAACGGGTTTGTACTACAGTGCCATTAGAATTAGGCCATCTGTTGCTTGCCTATAACACTCCAGCCACTGCTTTTACATCAGCTTTTGCTGGGTTGGTGCCATGCAGTGCTGTTGCATGCGGTGTGACACACCCTTGTTCCCAAAGTCTTAGAGTTTGGTTTCAATTTGTTACTCTCTGTTGCACCATCCCCTCTATGACTTGTAGCTACAACGGTACTTTATGTTCGTGTTTCgatttcatttattcatttgaaCACCATTTCAAGGTACTAAACCTTGAAGATTTGAACCCAGACAGCACCACTTCTCTGGTAGGAGACTGAAGCCTTGCACTAGAAATTCTGGTTTGAGTGGAAGAGCCTGTGGCTCTTCAGTTGTGGGTTAATTAAGGCTCTGCCGTGCGTTTCGTTTGATAGTCCCATGTTCTTTAAACTGTGAGAGCTTGAGTTGTCTTGGTGTGTAGTGGCTGGAGGTGAACATCGAGGGTCACTGTTATTTGGAATCGGGGATCCAAGGCTCATGTACACAGTGAGGACTGTGAGGGCTAGGCAATGTTGTTCTTGTCACTGTTGACTGGAGGCAGAAAAGACAAGGTTTCTGTCTGACAAACACACCTAGATTCTTGACCAGCATATTTTGGTCTGGCTTGTAGGAGGAGGTGATAGGAAAGGAAGTAAAACAGAAGCTCAAGTTACTCACTTGCCTTTCTAGCTATGTTAAATGGGCAGTTCCTGTCATGTGTCTGTGGCTTTCCTGTTTTGTTCCTGGTTTGTTGCTCCAGGCTATGCCTGCCAGTGACTTGCAGTGGAGGTATGGTTTTTGATTTTGGACTTGATGTGGTGGAAGACGCCTGCAATGTGTTTAGCAAAGTGAGTGGTACATGGGAAGCATGCCAGTAGGGGCATATCTTCCCTTGAATTTTTAGCAGTGTTTTTTACCACTGGGAGTAAATTGTGCTGCAAAACAGTGTCTGGTTAGCTTGCAAAGGAAAGGGATGTTGTCAAGTGCTGGCAGAGTGTATCCCCAAATATTAGGTCCTACATCTGCTTGTGTTTCCTAGAGGAGATGCATTTTTTGACATTTTGTTCCTTCTCAAAGTTGTACAGCATAGGAGTGGTATTGTAACCTTTTATCATCTTTTGAATGTTCTCTGTAAGTGCAGACTTTTTCAGGGTTGTTGTTTAAAGAGCAGAGGGATTGCAGAGCATGGATCTGCTGTGTGCATTGGAAATTCTTTAGTTCTTATACTCTCCTCATTAAATGTGTTGATCTTTCCTCTTCTTATCTTTACAAGACACTCTTTCTGGCCCACAGAGACGTTTTCATCCCCCAGGCAGTAGGTGCTGGTTTTGTTAGTCCCGACTGTTAAAGCATGGGTGGCTCTTCCTGGCTTCTCAGAGGCATGAATGAATTGGCCTCGTGGTGGAGGTGTGATTATTGGTGTGAGAAACAATTTGTCTATCCCAATCTTCTCAGATGGTAAGAGAAGGTCACACAGAGTTTTGTTCTACAGAAGCTGCAAAGACAAAGTCCCTGGGAATTTGCCCTCACAGAATGGCTGCTTTAAGAAACCTCTTTTGTATTGAATCCCCACTTCTGTTTCTGGCTTTAGGACAGAAAAAATGCTATTTGAAATCTACTTTCACTGTTTAACTTCTTCCAGATACCTGTACCCTTGCCTCGGTGCATCTGTGGGCTCTGTGGCATTTCATAATGGTTGGGACCACAGAGTAACCCCATGAATGGCGCTGGCCACCATCAAAATTTTTAAGCTCACGTGATCTGCAGTTGGCAGATTGTTGTCTCAGGGTAGGCTTGCTATTTGCACCTTGTGAAATTGGTCATTGACCAAATATATGATGGAAGAGGAACAGCAGAGCAGTGGGCTTGAATGCATGGAGGCTTCAACCTGCATATGAGGGCCTGCTTTCCAGATGCTGTTTTGCTACTGGCTGCACAAGCAGAACAGTGACTTGTACATGAAGCCAAAGTAGGCATTGTGTTGAgattattttggggttttgtttgttttggtttgcttggagggttttttggtgtgttgggggtttcttgtttgtttgtaggttttgtttgttttgtttgttagtttCCTATTTTGGCTGAACAGATTTACCTgtgtatttttacttttccaaagaaaatggaTTTATGCTATCTGAAAGCTGTAACAATGCTTGTAAGTATATTTCTGTCTGGATCTTCTCCCTATGCTTAGGCAAGGCTTTAGGAGTCCTGTCATTCACAAAATCCTCAGTATTGGCCCATGAGAGATATCCTCTTGAGTCAGTGGAAAAcagacacaggaaaaaatgaaggGAACTTCAAAACCTCAGTGAGGGTGCCATAGGATTTAGCATGATGGATGTCTGAGGCCAGACAAATTTGGTGCACTGATGTGTATTTGCACGTGCTTATCATTAGAGCATACTCTGCAAATGCCTATACTGGTAATGGTGCAAGTGACTGAGGGGTGCAAGTGACTGAGGATGACAGTGCCGACAGATGGGGCAGGAGAGTGGCTGTACCAGCTTCTGTGGCATTCATATCCATTTCTTGCACAGACTTCTGTGGGGGCAGACCTGAGCAAGCAAGTCCAATTCCTGTCCCTGCACGCACCCTTGTGCAGCTTATGCAGTTGAGGGTGGGGTTTTAGGCAGCTTGACTCATGGGGAAGAGCGAGGGGAGACTACCTGGGTGGGGAGCAAGTTCAGTGAAGGGGAATGTGATTAAAAGTTCTTCAAACAACAGGCAGGTGTTTTTAGACTAGAACTGGGCGTATGGCAAatgtttttgtaaaatattttagctTTAGCAAGCAATGCTATAGTTTCTCTTGGGTCATTGTTTGCTAAACCTACAGAGAAGTAATTTATGAGTAGCTGTGGAGATGCTTGAGTGTTTGGAGCATTGTTGTTTGTGGTCTTTTTGCATTGTTCCCTCCATCCCACCTCCCCTACTGCAAGGTCATGGTGAGTCTCAGGGTAGAGTAACAGTTCCAGCGGTGGTCAAATTTCTGGCAAAGGTGTGCATGTGATAGTGCAGCTCCGTCTACAGTGTGACTGCTCCACATCACCTTCCCTTGCTTTGTAAGGTACTGGACCAAATACCCACACGGAATTTGAATTAACACCCCTCCTTGTGTGTGCTCTTTTGTACTTTGATGCTTTCTCTTTGGGTGGAGTATTTTGACCCCACATTGTTCAGGTGGGAAAGAATTGGAGCTGTGcaactaaaaatgaaaataaaactacataTGACTAAATGAAGTTCTTGCACCTTTGTAAATATCAAAGAAGAATTCTATTGCTGTGTAATGGCTGAATCTGTTAATTTATTAAACCACATGAAAATCAAAACCTGAGTCTTGACTTCATACCTGTTGTAGTGCTGTGAAtttctctccagcctgtccctgtctcccCTGAATTCTCCCACTGAAATGATGGCAAACTGTATACCCATGCAACTGTCTGTAACACcccaaaacatttaaatatgaGGGGGTAAATCAAAGTTCCTTTACTCTGGGTTGGCACACAGGAAAAATACCTGGAGTGGAGGAGAAGGTGAGTAGGGTATGAGGGTTTAGGTGGGGTCCTTCCAAAAAAGGGAGGTTACAGCCCAAAAATGCTTAGGAGTTTAGGGGGTGTGTTTGTTCAAAAAtactgtagtggttttggtttgtttggtttgttggatttaatttttttgttgactttgatgtttttatatttttaaaatatatttgtattttgatttttatttgagGGAGGATTGAAGTATTGAAAGAGGTAATACTTTGGGCTTTGTAGATGGTGAATGTGGTTGGGGTTGTCTTAGGATTAGTTGCATGGTTcgttttgggggttttttttgtgtttgattttAGTTGTATGGTTATTTTGTAtgggttgttttttattttagttgtaTGATTTTGTGTGGTAGTTGTTGGGGAGGAGGGGATTTTGTGGTAAGATGTTAATAGCTgtagtttggttttgttttgattagGATTTTTGTAGTTTCTCCTGCTCCCTgac
This genomic interval from Taeniopygia guttata chromosome 24, bTaeGut7.mat, whole genome shotgun sequence contains the following:
- the C2CD2L gene encoding phospholipid transfer protein C2CD2L isoform X4 — encoded protein: MRESGKSSVQITFEEGPQLPQAANISCVTCKGQSDHSMVLCCHLSAEAVKFPVSVAQQSPVAVSVDTYHVTLAVLQAQVEIHLEEIQNEGLLVSWTFKDRPDLDLFVLPRLGLPEKDEGRADLSTIKDLIEDTIVSTKPAMVMNLLACTARASAVPSNKVTRESPSRVAAAPLGSKLLLRNLRVLNLGCQGKGGVGEIRCVAELDSPPQQKWTRPMIGSSFGAAGEMEWNDEFFLELGPRSKELKLQVLGSSDRGGNVLLAYATLLIDSLGKQPSGRQVCSLAPGAGQSLAAEATITLELLFQESSASLNAPHATSLRTSITPTKKVEMDRTIMPDGTIVTTVTTIQSRPKADCKLDSPSRSPSKVEVTEKKTTVLLETGCPYGHLPSSSRDSHLPNGLDPVAETAIRQLTETNNKTTKKTPTKRSTLIISGVSKVPIAQDEMALSLGYAASLEATAYGDSEAESTADQMHDFTELSQPLEAPPLGQRDSQELDETMRSDISERPSMEDVESETGSTGALETRSLKDHKVSFLRSGTKLIFRRRSKQKEAGLSQSHDDLSNVTANSTTRKKTGSFSHRLIKRFSFKSKSKSKGSDNTSAGAN
- the C2CD2L gene encoding phospholipid transfer protein C2CD2L isoform X5, which produces MVLCCHLSAEAVKFPVSVAQQSPVAVSVDTYHVTLAVLQAQVEIHLEEIQNEGLLVSWTFKDRPDLDLFVLPRLGLPEKDEGRADLSTIKDLIEDTIVSTKPAMVMNLLACTARASAVPSNKVTRESPSRVAAAPLGSKLLLRNLRVLNLGCQGKGGVGEIRCVAELDSPPQQKWTRPMIGSSFGAAGEMEWNDEFFLELGPRSKELKLQVLGSSDRGGNVLLAYATLLIDSLGKQPSGRQVCSLAPGAGQSLAAEATITLELLFQESSASLNAPHATSLRTSITPTKKVEMDRTIMPDGTIVTTVTTIQSRPKADCKLDSPSRSPSKVEVTEKKTTVLLETGCPYGHLPSSSRDSHLPNGLDPVAETAIRQLTETNNKTTKKTPTKRSTLIISGVSKVPIAQDEMALSLGYAASLEATAYGDSEAESTADQMHDFTELSQPLEAPPLGQRDSQELDETMRSDISERPSMEDVESETGSTGALETRSLKDHKVSFLRSGTKLIFRRRSKQKEAGLSQSHDDLSNVTANSTTRKKTGSFSHRLIKRFSFKSKSKSKGSDNTSAGAN
- the C2CD2L gene encoding phospholipid transfer protein C2CD2L isoform X1: MGPDLGWAALVLLFAASLLTVAAWLLQYWRSTALRALRRRGAAGEEAGARALLAALLALRSLREQWQRAWVRALNSQARRHGSSVQITFEEGPQLPQAANISCVTCKGQSDHSMVLCCHLSAEAVKFPVSVAQQSPVAVSVDTYHVTLAVLQAQVEIHLEEIQNEGLLVSWTFKDRPDLDLFVLPRLGLPEKDEGRADLSTIKDLIEDTIVSTKPAMVMNLLACTARASAVPSNKVTRESPSRVAAAPLGSKLLLRNLRVLNLGCQGKGGVGEIRCVAELDSPPQQKWTRPMIGSSFGAAGEMEWNDEFFLELGPRSKELKLQVLGSSDRGGNVLLAYATLLIDSLGKQPSGRQVCSLAPGAGQSLAAEATITLELLFQESSASLNAPHATSLRTSITPTKKVEMDRTIMPDGTIVTTVTTIQSRPKADCKLDSPSRSPSKVEVTEKKTTVLLETGCPYGHLPSSSRDSHLPNGLDPVAETAIRQLTETNNKTTKKTPTKRSTLIISGVSKVPIAQDEMALSLGYAASLEATAYGDSEAESTADQMHDFTELSQPLEAPPLGQRDSQELDETMRSDISERPSMEDVESETGSTGALETRSLKDHKVSFLRSGTKLIFRRRSKQKEAGLSQSHDDLSNVTANSTTRKKTGSFSHRLIKRFSFKSKSKSKGSDNTSAGAN
- the C2CD2L gene encoding phospholipid transfer protein C2CD2L isoform X3, with the protein product MGPDLGWAALVLLFAASLLTVAAWLLQYWRSTALRALRRRGAAGEEAGARALLAALLALRSLREQWQRAWSSVQITFEEGPQLPQAANISCVTCKGQSDHSMVLCCHLSAEAVKFPVSVAQQSPVAVSVDTYHVTLAVLQAQVEIHLEEIQNEGLLVSWTFKDRPDLDLFVLPRLGLPEKDEGRADLSTIKDLIEDTIVSTKPAMVMNLLACTARASAVPSNKVTRESPSRVAAAPLGSKLLLRNLRVLNLGCQGKGGVGEIRCVAELDSPPQQKWTRPMIGSSFGAAGEMEWNDEFFLELGPRSKELKLQVLGSSDRGGNVLLAYATLLIDSLGKQPSGRQVCSLAPGAGQSLAAEATITLELLFQESSASLNAPHATSLRTSITPTKKVEMDRTIMPDGTIVTTVTTIQSRPKADCKLDSPSRSPSKVEVTEKKTTVLLETGCPYGHLPSSSRDSHLPNGLDPVAETAIRQLTETNNKTTKKTPTKRSTLIISGVSKVPIAQDEMALSLGYAASLEATAYGDSEAESTADQMHDFTELSQPLEAPPLGQRDSQELDETMRSDISERPSMEDVESETGSTGALETRSLKDHKVSFLRSGTKLIFRRRSKQKEAGLSQSHDDLSNVTANSTTRKKTGSFSHRLIKRFSFKSKSKSKGSDNTSAGAN
- the C2CD2L gene encoding phospholipid transfer protein C2CD2L isoform X2; translated protein: MGPDLGWAALVLLFAASLLTVAAWLLQYWRSTALRALRRRGAAGEEAGARALLAALLALRSLREQWQRAWVRALNSQARRHGSSVQITFEEGPQLPQAANISCVTCKGQSDHSMVLCCHLSAEAVKFPVSVAQQSPVAVSVDTYHVTLAVLQAQVEIHLEEIQNEGLLVSWTFKDRPDLDLFVLPRLGLPEDEGRADLSTIKDLIEDTIVSTKPAMVMNLLACTARASAVPSNKVTRESPSRVAAAPLGSKLLLRNLRVLNLGCQGKGGVGEIRCVAELDSPPQQKWTRPMIGSSFGAAGEMEWNDEFFLELGPRSKELKLQVLGSSDRGGNVLLAYATLLIDSLGKQPSGRQVCSLAPGAGQSLAAEATITLELLFQESSASLNAPHATSLRTSITPTKKVEMDRTIMPDGTIVTTVTTIQSRPKADCKLDSPSRSPSKVEVTEKKTTVLLETGCPYGHLPSSSRDSHLPNGLDPVAETAIRQLTETNNKTTKKTPTKRSTLIISGVSKVPIAQDEMALSLGYAASLEATAYGDSEAESTADQMHDFTELSQPLEAPPLGQRDSQELDETMRSDISERPSMEDVESETGSTGALETRSLKDHKVSFLRSGTKLIFRRRSKQKEAGLSQSHDDLSNVTANSTTRKKTGSFSHRLIKRFSFKSKSKSKGSDNTSAGAN